In Leptospira congkakensis, one DNA window encodes the following:
- a CDS encoding SixA phosphatase family protein encodes MKHIYLLRHAKSEWDEPYDSDLERSLSRRGKEQSKALREYLKESRFEFDQCLVSPAERTQKTYASLRKEILRFPKPDLREAIYDAEKEDLLFLLHGLSPSVRSVCLVGHNPGLEELGSALLFGETSATKFQKFPTASFLGLSFPEDSWKDLSWGSCQLAVFWIPGQIGKE; translated from the coding sequence ATGAAACATATTTATTTACTTCGTCATGCCAAATCAGAATGGGATGAACCTTATGATTCTGATTTGGAACGTTCTCTATCCAGACGCGGAAAGGAACAATCCAAAGCCCTACGCGAATACTTAAAAGAAAGCCGATTTGAATTTGACCAATGTTTGGTTTCACCCGCCGAACGAACGCAAAAAACCTATGCCTCCCTACGCAAAGAAATCCTTCGTTTTCCCAAACCGGATTTAAGAGAAGCCATCTACGATGCGGAAAAAGAAGATCTTTTATTTTTATTACATGGCCTTTCTCCTTCCGTTCGTTCTGTTTGCCTTGTGGGCCACAATCCCGGGTTAGAAGAACTCGGATCGGCCTTACTCTTTGGAGAAACTTCTGCCACAAAATTTCAGAAATTTCCCACGGCCTCATTTCTCGGCTTGAGTTTTCCAGAAGATTCGTGGAAAGATCTTAGCTGGGGCAGTTGCCAATTGGCAGTTTTCTGGATCCCTGGGCAAATAGGCAAAGAATGA
- a CDS encoding NHL repeat-containing protein, which yields MVSLSNPCDSESKDFFPQLLISASIEGGFCQMQVVNTGDLYRYTDFTFYKSIPISVLPKSGDKTEITIQPNLPNGLYIDPNTGALSGTPGSPLGRQSYTVYRKKVAISQISIEIRDLVATKVYGQFGNFNCGADTNNGSCVAGSTTANNLSGPNAVTTDNAGGVYITSGNRVLYYPPGQTTATRVYGQHGLFTCNITNAPSDLSCSGPTALNAGNLDSPQGIAVDEANQLYITDANFNKRLLVFPNGSIVPNRVLGVPDFVTSGSGAASASNFNLPMDVSFESSGGMYVSDFGNNRVLYFPKDANIATEVYGQPNFIMNGSGQTASNLNTNRGIVADSVGGIYIADTGSHRVVYYPKGASAAIRVYGQLTFTAFSSPVSPTTNTLNNPSAVALDQSENLFVADQIHHRVLVYPRTNLTTGMTASAVIGQFGDFACGADNNDGSCSPSINPSAAILKSPVAVHFDKQGRMYIADSGNNRVLVY from the coding sequence ATGGTTTCCTTATCCAATCCATGCGATAGTGAATCCAAGGACTTTTTCCCGCAACTTCTGATTTCCGCCAGTATCGAAGGTGGATTTTGCCAGATGCAAGTTGTAAATACTGGTGACTTATACAGATACACTGATTTTACATTTTACAAGTCCATCCCTATATCCGTATTACCGAAATCAGGTGATAAAACAGAGATCACCATACAACCAAATCTTCCCAATGGTTTGTATATCGATCCAAACACTGGAGCCCTTTCGGGAACTCCTGGCTCTCCTCTCGGAAGACAAAGTTATACGGTTTATAGAAAGAAAGTAGCAATCAGTCAAATTTCTATCGAAATTCGAGATTTAGTAGCAACGAAAGTGTACGGACAATTTGGAAATTTCAACTGCGGCGCAGACACTAATAACGGGAGCTGTGTTGCGGGATCAACGACGGCAAACAATCTTTCTGGACCGAATGCCGTAACCACTGACAATGCAGGTGGAGTTTATATTACTTCTGGCAATCGAGTTCTATATTATCCACCAGGCCAAACAACGGCTACACGAGTATACGGACAACATGGATTGTTTACTTGTAATATTACCAATGCTCCTTCCGATCTAAGTTGTAGTGGACCGACAGCTCTCAATGCAGGGAATCTTGATAGTCCCCAAGGGATCGCAGTTGATGAAGCCAATCAACTCTACATCACCGATGCAAATTTCAATAAACGTTTGTTGGTATTCCCAAATGGAAGTATCGTTCCTAATCGAGTATTGGGAGTTCCCGATTTTGTAACTTCAGGTAGCGGAGCAGCATCCGCATCCAATTTTAACCTCCCTATGGATGTAAGTTTTGAAAGTTCTGGTGGTATGTATGTTTCTGATTTTGGAAATAATCGTGTTCTTTACTTTCCTAAAGATGCAAACATAGCCACGGAAGTGTATGGACAACCCAATTTTATTATGAACGGATCAGGGCAGACTGCCAGTAACCTTAACACCAATCGTGGGATCGTCGCAGACTCCGTTGGCGGAATTTATATTGCAGATACCGGAAGTCACCGAGTTGTTTATTATCCGAAAGGTGCATCTGCTGCCATTAGAGTTTATGGCCAACTTACTTTTACAGCATTCTCTTCTCCTGTTAGCCCGACGACTAATACTTTAAATAATCCTTCCGCAGTGGCCTTGGATCAGAGTGAAAACTTATTTGTAGCAGACCAAATCCACCACCGAGTGTTAGTCTACCCCCGAACGAATCTTACTACGGGAATGACAGCCTCGGCCGTTATTGGCCAATTTGGAGACTTCGCTTGCGGTGCTGATAATAATGATGGTTCATGCAGTCCCTCAATTAATCCTAGTGCAGCAATCTTAAAAAGTCCTGTTGCTGTTCATTTTGACAAACAAGGTCGGATGTACATTGCGGATTCTGGAAACAATAGAGTATTGGTTTATTAA
- a CDS encoding response regulator transcription factor yields MESVKIAILEDHSVVTEGIISILKSNPFFSLAGEFRTAADLFHFLESSPIHVLVLDIDLPDRNGIDVLREIKEKHQPTKVIIFSLHGSRVYVEDALKAKADGYMLKSDPISKLPEVIELVMKGGSFVSDGVSKVQLPFSAFQMEILNLLVQGLSQNEVADRIQKSRKTVEYHLNQMRTKFSCKNNNELISKYEKEIQK; encoded by the coding sequence GTGGAATCCGTTAAAATTGCCATCTTAGAAGATCATTCCGTTGTCACAGAAGGAATCATATCTATCCTAAAATCCAATCCTTTCTTTTCTCTTGCCGGAGAATTTCGAACTGCTGCCGATTTGTTTCATTTTTTAGAATCTAGTCCCATCCATGTTTTGGTATTGGACATCGATTTACCGGATCGTAATGGCATCGATGTTTTGCGTGAAATTAAAGAAAAACACCAACCCACAAAAGTCATCATCTTTTCATTACATGGAAGTCGAGTCTATGTAGAAGATGCCCTCAAAGCCAAGGCCGATGGCTATATGTTAAAGTCCGATCCTATCTCTAAATTACCAGAAGTCATTGAACTTGTGATGAAAGGTGGCTCTTTTGTTTCCGATGGAGTGAGTAAGGTCCAACTTCCTTTCTCCGCTTTCCAAATGGAAATTCTCAATTTACTCGTACAAGGTTTGTCACAAAACGAAGTGGCGGATCGAATTCAAAAATCGAGAAAAACAGTAGAATACCATCTCAACCAAATGCGGACAAAATTCTCCTGTAAAAACAACAACGAACTTATTTCCAAATACGAAAAAGAAATACAAAAATAG
- the hpt gene encoding hypoxanthine phosphoribosyltransferase, which produces MKPLYSEERIHQRVEELAREISRDFLSKDLVVIGILNGGFIFTADLCRSIAIPHEVDFMAASSYGDGTTSGDLKITKELKHSVKNKSVLLVEDIVDTGKTLEYLLEEVGKQNPKDLRVATLFWKKSKANPHIPVDYPGFIIEDDFLVGYGLDYQGRYRNLPYVAKLEGME; this is translated from the coding sequence ATGAAACCTTTATATTCAGAAGAAAGAATCCACCAACGTGTAGAAGAACTAGCGAGAGAAATTTCTCGTGATTTCCTAAGCAAAGATTTAGTTGTGATTGGAATCCTCAACGGTGGATTTATTTTCACAGCTGACCTTTGCCGTAGCATCGCCATCCCACACGAAGTAGATTTTATGGCCGCCTCTTCTTATGGAGATGGAACCACTTCTGGAGATTTAAAAATCACTAAAGAGCTCAAACACTCAGTCAAAAATAAATCTGTATTGCTTGTGGAAGACATTGTAGATACAGGAAAAACTTTAGAATACTTGTTAGAAGAAGTAGGAAAACAAAATCCCAAAGACTTAAGAGTTGCCACTTTGTTTTGGAAAAAATCTAAAGCAAACCCACATATCCCTGTCGATTATCCAGGTTTTATTATCGAAGATGATTTTCTAGTCGGTTATGGTTTGGACTACCAAGGCCGGTATCGTAACTTACCTTATGTGGCGAAGTTGGAAGGGATGGAGTAA
- a CDS encoding DUF1569 domain-containing protein encodes MKRKEFLKKTALSYTILQLPLRAEGNEKETKSDPSKESPWAEADDLADLRELLVSLQSDPEGIKLSGNWSEGKVFAHCAQSIEYSLKGYPEMKSAIFRGSIGKIAFSIFAFKNKMNHGLEEPIPGAEDISNATEVKVGIKRLIQAIDDFSKTKESSLRPHFAYGELTKEEYDVAHSLHIKNHMERVLG; translated from the coding sequence ATGAAACGTAAAGAGTTCTTAAAAAAAACTGCATTGTCTTATACCATTCTGCAACTACCACTTCGTGCGGAAGGGAATGAAAAAGAAACAAAATCGGATCCATCCAAAGAATCTCCTTGGGCGGAAGCTGATGATCTTGCTGACCTTCGCGAATTGTTGGTGAGTTTACAATCTGATCCAGAAGGAATCAAACTTTCTGGAAACTGGAGTGAGGGAAAGGTATTTGCTCACTGCGCCCAAAGCATCGAATATTCTCTTAAAGGATATCCTGAAATGAAATCCGCTATCTTCCGAGGTTCTATTGGAAAGATTGCCTTTTCTATTTTTGCATTCAAAAACAAAATGAATCACGGACTAGAAGAACCCATTCCTGGGGCAGAAGACATTTCCAATGCCACTGAAGTCAAAGTTGGAATCAAAAGACTCATCCAAGCCATTGATGATTTTTCCAAAACAAAAGAATCATCCTTAAGACCTCATTTTGCTTATGGAGAACTCACCAAAGAAGAGTATGATGTGGCCCATAGCCTTCATATCAAAAATCACATGGAACGAGTGTTAGGGTAA
- a CDS encoding hybrid sensor histidine kinase/response regulator yields MILSVFFSSIQKSFWDLLIFCSYPLILLFIILGTTSCRFDAYPTLLAKDGVLDARTANFSGETINLTGKWEFYWNEFLDPKSESPEHKSYLKVGVPWFSQENEDGEDYPSFGFATYRLTLLLPETDNTSDKEPYTLLVPVLHTAYKMYLNGELIAENGNLAKTAKDHSPSFQIKIVPLKGITKKLDLVVHVSNFSHKYAGIHGIIRFGKLQNIIRIWNVNYTVTWILMIFMALLAIYHALVYFINRSERNALRMAFVYLGILILASTLIETKILFNLFPDEYCVPLFRLSRLGIVLIMYFGAYILLNLTQIRFFRRMLVFLKLYALVFFGVAVLTPVSHLAEISFYFESASAMFVFLGLISVSVALYFQRKESRLYFFSLLLAIIGALIDLFLIANPNFGYRPMGLVSLYLFIFPQTLGVTFGLVRVYKRSESLSKELYKRKEALEKKVKARTLELEKANRWKANFVSLISHDLRSPLNSVNQILDVIDFSFSESSEEEKKKFLEICKTGVTQSLRMLEQLLDVSRFDAFGTKLIQTRFCVNELLNEIIESVEPLATLKGIRIQKETPIQAEIIADRTLIGEVFKNILTNSIKYSYLNSEVWVGVSYKGKWLSVEIRDRGLGMSEEQIHKLTGEENIKSLPGTAGERGTGLGLQLCMNILEAHFGKLRIKSVLGVGSSFEISLSKSTKSVLLVDDSGNFRSDLAEVMRRNQWIVIEAGNGEEALSHLSRITPSLLITDLQMPGMNGISLIHEWEGRRHKDQKIPIILISSDAPLSGGDKFLEEEGLESIVSAYLSKMYKAEDLCQQIEFILP; encoded by the coding sequence ATGATTCTCAGCGTATTCTTCTCATCCATCCAAAAATCTTTCTGGGACTTACTTATTTTTTGTAGTTATCCCTTAATTTTGCTCTTCATCATTTTAGGTACCACCTCCTGCCGGTTTGATGCATATCCAACCTTACTCGCAAAAGATGGTGTTCTCGATGCCCGCACTGCCAACTTTTCAGGGGAAACCATAAACCTTACGGGAAAATGGGAATTCTATTGGAATGAATTTTTAGATCCTAAATCAGAATCTCCTGAACATAAGTCGTATCTAAAAGTAGGAGTTCCTTGGTTTTCCCAAGAGAATGAAGACGGGGAAGATTACCCTAGTTTTGGATTTGCTACCTACCGCCTAACGCTTCTTTTGCCAGAGACAGACAATACTTCGGATAAAGAGCCTTATACACTTCTAGTTCCAGTTTTACATACTGCTTATAAAATGTATTTGAATGGGGAACTCATTGCCGAGAACGGAAACCTAGCTAAAACCGCGAAAGATCATAGTCCTTCTTTCCAAATCAAAATTGTTCCTTTAAAGGGAATCACAAAAAAATTAGATTTGGTCGTTCATGTTTCCAATTTCTCTCATAAGTATGCAGGCATTCACGGAATCATTCGTTTTGGAAAATTACAAAATATCATTCGTATCTGGAATGTAAATTATACAGTCACATGGATTCTTATGATTTTTATGGCACTACTAGCCATTTATCATGCGTTAGTGTATTTTATCAATCGTTCTGAACGAAATGCACTTCGGATGGCCTTTGTATATTTGGGAATTTTGATACTGGCATCAACACTCATCGAAACAAAAATTTTATTTAATCTTTTTCCTGATGAATACTGTGTTCCTTTGTTTCGACTCTCTCGCCTTGGTATTGTTTTGATTATGTATTTTGGTGCTTACATTCTTTTGAATTTAACCCAAATTCGTTTTTTCAGACGGATGTTAGTTTTTTTAAAACTTTATGCTTTGGTATTTTTTGGGGTCGCGGTTTTGACTCCTGTTTCGCATCTCGCAGAGATTTCTTTTTATTTTGAATCTGCCTCTGCGATGTTTGTATTTTTAGGATTAATTTCAGTATCCGTTGCTTTGTACTTTCAAAGAAAAGAAAGTCGATTGTATTTTTTTAGTTTACTTTTGGCAATCATCGGTGCACTCATTGATTTGTTTTTGATCGCCAATCCTAACTTTGGATACAGACCCATGGGTCTCGTTTCTCTATATTTATTTATTTTTCCACAAACACTCGGTGTGACTTTTGGGCTTGTACGTGTTTACAAAAGATCCGAATCTTTATCAAAAGAATTATACAAAAGAAAAGAAGCCCTCGAAAAAAAAGTCAAAGCACGTACTTTGGAATTGGAAAAGGCAAACCGTTGGAAAGCAAACTTTGTTTCTCTTATTTCGCATGACTTACGTTCGCCGCTGAATAGTGTGAACCAAATTTTAGATGTAATCGATTTTAGTTTTAGTGAATCTTCCGAAGAAGAAAAAAAGAAATTTTTAGAAATTTGTAAAACTGGAGTCACCCAATCACTTAGGATGTTGGAACAATTACTGGATGTCAGTCGGTTTGATGCCTTTGGAACCAAACTCATCCAAACTCGATTTTGTGTGAACGAACTACTGAACGAAATCATCGAATCAGTCGAACCTTTGGCGACTCTCAAAGGGATTCGAATTCAAAAAGAAACTCCTATCCAAGCAGAAATCATAGCCGACAGAACTTTGATTGGTGAAGTTTTTAAAAATATCCTAACCAACTCCATCAAATATTCTTATCTCAATTCTGAGGTTTGGGTAGGTGTTTCTTATAAAGGAAAATGGCTTTCTGTAGAAATTCGTGATCGCGGACTTGGGATGAGCGAAGAACAAATCCACAAACTCACCGGTGAAGAAAATATCAAAAGTCTTCCGGGAACTGCTGGGGAGAGGGGAACCGGTCTCGGTTTACAACTTTGTATGAATATCCTCGAAGCCCATTTTGGAAAACTCAGAATTAAGTCTGTACTGGGTGTGGGTTCTTCCTTTGAAATTTCTTTATCAAAAAGTACCAAGTCTGTACTTCTTGTGGATGATTCTGGAAATTTTAGGTCAGACCTAGCGGAGGTTATGCGAAGGAATCAGTGGATTGTGATCGAAGCTGGAAATGGAGAAGAGGCTTTGTCACATCTTTCTCGGATCACACCATCTCTTCTCATCACCGATTTACAAATGCCTGGGATGAATGGAATATCCTTAATTCATGAATGGGAAGGGCGCCGCCACAAAGACCAGAAGATTCCAATCATTTTGATTAGTTCGGACGCCCCTCTCTCCGGTGGTGACAAATTTTTGGAAGAAGAGGGATTGGAATCTATTGTTTCTGCTTATCTTTCAAAAATGTACAAGGCAGAAGATCTCTGCCAACAAATAGAATTTATTTTACCCTAA